The genomic stretch CCGAGCAGCGGTCCTGCGACCGTGCCCATGCCGCCGAGGACGACGGCGGCCAGCAGGAACGCCGAGTTGGGCGGCGTGGAACCGGCGAACTGGTACGGCGTCGGCACCACGGAGTAGGTCACGTGCGCGCTGACCGTGCCCGCGAGGCCGGCGAGGGCCGCGCCGAGCGCGAAGGCGACGAGCTTGACCCGGAAGCCGTTGATGCCCATGGCGGTGGCGGCGGTCTCGTCCTCCCGGATGGCGATCCAGGAGCGGCCGATGCGGGAGTCCGCGGCGCGGGTGTAGACGAGGACCACGATGGCCATGATCAGGACCATCAGCAGGTAGTAGTTGGCGAACCGGCCGAGGGTGAAGCCGCCGATGTCGTGCGACTCGCCCATGTTGAACCCGAAGAAGCTCAGGTCCGGGATGGACGGGATGCCGTTGGGGCCGTTGGTGATGTCGGGGCCGGAGTCGCCGTCCATGTTGTTCACGGCGATTCGGAAGATCTCACCGAAGCCGAGGGTGACGATGGCGAGGTAGTCGCCGCGCAGCCGCAGGGTCGGGGCGCCGATCAGCACACCGAAGAGCAGCGAGGCGGCGGCGCCGGTCAGGGCGGCGGCCCAGAAGGGGAACTGGACGCCGGAGAACCGGGAGAACTCGGAGCCGGAGACCAGGGCCGCGGTGTAGGCGCCGACGCCGAGGAAGGCGACGTAACCGAGGTCCAGCAGGCCGGCGAGGCCGACGACGATGTTCAGGCCGAGCGCGACCGTACCGAAGATCAGGATGTTCACGCCGATGTTGGCGTAGTGGTCATCGGTCTGGGTGAAGGGGAACGCGATCGCCGCGACGAAGCCCATGGCCAGCGTGAAGCTGCGGTTGTGGGAGACGATGCGGGAGAAGGTGTCCAGCAGACCCGCGGTGTGCAGCGCCCACAGCGAGAAGCTGATCAGGATCAGGTAGCCGACGAACAGCTCGCCGTATTCGGTGTCGATGCCGTAGGTGAAGACGGCCAGGCCGATCGCCGTGACGACGGTGATGATGGCCCGCTCGACCCAGGGCGCGAGGCTCTTCGCGGCGGGGATCCGGTCCGGCTTGGCGACGTA from Streptomyces davaonensis JCM 4913 encodes the following:
- a CDS encoding branched-chain amino acid ABC transporter permease, whose translation is MTEIQKTTPDTPETAATPSARGLLSLPLAAARALLLAGGVATAASAFLAWTWTDEFPGDLTITGYPGGLQWLTFVAGLLTTLFALSSYGIRGLGWLMPAKNNAPLVLVALGGFATTWFTVISICVELNGIVNLEPGGYIAAIASLLPVLGALALPEQLGDDLKENLKTYVAKPDRIPAAKSLAPWVERAIITVVTAIGLAVFTYGIDTEYGELFVGYLILISFSLWALHTAGLLDTFSRIVSHNRSFTLAMGFVAAIAFPFTQTDDHYANIGVNILIFGTVALGLNIVVGLAGLLDLGYVAFLGVGAYTAALVSGSEFSRFSGVQFPFWAAALTGAAASLLFGVLIGAPTLRLRGDYLAIVTLGFGEIFRIAVNNMDGDSGPDITNGPNGIPSIPDLSFFGFNMGESHDIGGFTLGRFANYYLLMVLIMAIVVLVYTRAADSRIGRSWIAIREDETAATAMGINGFRVKLVAFALGAALAGLAGTVSAHVTYSVVPTPYQFAGSTPPNSAFLLAAVVLGGMGTVAGPLLGAALLYLLPEKLNFLQDKSLLAFGIALVLLMRFRPEGIIANRRRQLEFHETGQLDVPEQATLSDEPAVTKAGA